In Phycisphaerae bacterium RAS1, the genomic window GATCGCCGCCGCCGTCATTCCAGACAGCAGCGCCAGCGGAAAATCCCAAGGCGAAAGCACCAGCGCCACCCCGCGCGGCGTGTAGACATACAAATTCGTCTCGCCGGCGATGTCGCGGCGGCGGACGTTGCCCGCCATGCGGCGCATGTCCTTCGCGTAGTAATTGCAGAAATCGACCGCCTCGGACACGTCCGCGTCGGCCTCGCGCCACGGTTTGCCGCACTCCAGCGTCATCAGCGCCGCCAGTTCAAACCGACGGCGGTTCATCTCGCCTGCCACGCGCTCGAGCAGCTCGGCCCGCGCCATCGCCGGCGTCTCGCGCCAGTCTTCGCACGCGGCCCGCGCCGCGGCCACCGCCCGATCCGCCGCGGCCCGATCCGCCAGCGCGATCCGCGCGACGATTTCCGCCGGCCGGGATGGATTCAGCGAATCGAACCACTGCCCCGTCTGCGTCGGCTCGCCGCCGATCATCAGTGGAAAGCTGCGCGCCGGCTCGGCCCGCAGTCTCTGCAGCGCCGTGCTCATTTGCCGACGAGCCGATTCCTGTGAAAAATCACTGCAGGCCACATTGTCGAACGGATCCACGACCGGCTCCTCGAATTCAAAGCGAACAATGAATGGCTCCTGCAGCGCTTCAGCGGCGGCCCCGGACTGCTCCGGATCGCGCAGCAGCTCGCCCACCGCGGCCCCCTCCGAAAAAGAGTGCCGCAGGAACGACTCGTTCGACGTGTTCTCCAGCAGCCGCCGGATGAAATAGGCCATGCCCGGCAGGATTTCACCGTACGGCGTGTAGATGCGGCAGCGCTGCCCCATCTGCACCAGCGCCCGCTTGATCGGGTCGCCCATGCCGTAAAGCATTTGCAGCTCGAAGCGCGCCCCCGGCACGTCCAGCAGCCGTCGCAGCGCCATCGCGTGCGACAGGCTGCGCACGTTGTGGCTGGCGAAGGCCGTGGAGACGACGTTGTGATTTTCCAGCAGCATCCGCGAGACGCGCTCGTAGCACGCGTCCGACATCCACTTCTGCTCCCACACCGGCAGCGGCCAGTGCGCCTGCTGCGACCAGACCAGTTCCGAATCCCAGTACGCCCCCTTCACCAGTCGGATCCACAGCGGCGTCCCGCGGCGGCGGGCGAACTCAATCATCTGCGCCACGTCACGGTCGGCGTCTTTCAGGTAGGCCTGCAGGACGATCCCAAAGTGCGGGTAGTCGCGGAACTCCGCCTCCATCACGAGTTCGCGGAACATCTCCAGCGTCAGGTCCTTGATCGCGTGATGCTCCATGTCCACGTGAAGATGCGAGCCGCGATGCATCGCCTTGCGCAGCAGCGGGCGGAGGAGCTCCTTGGCGCGCGCCTTGGCCGCTTGCGGCGCGATCGGATCGAACCCGGGGTGAATCGACGTGAGCTTGACCGAGACGTTCACGCGCGGCAGGGGCGCCCCGTCCGCCTCGTCCACCTGCCGCACGAGCGGCCAGTTGCCCGCGAAATCGGGCAGGGCGTCCAGCACTTCCATGTAGACCGCGTGGTAATGCTCCGCCTCTTTCCGCGACAGCGCCGCCTCGCCCAGCACGTCCAGCGTGAACGTCAGGCGTTGCTCCCGCAGACGAGTGATCGCCGCCACCGCCTCGCGCATGTTCGAGCCGGCGATGAAACTGCGCGCCATGCCCAGCGCGGCCGTGCGGGCGATCCGCGCGGTCAACCCGGCTCGCAGGCAGCGGTCGCAGTGGAAGTTCATCCAGCGCGAAACGAAATCAACCAGCTTCTGTCCCGGCTCGCCGGAAAGCTCGCGCAGCGCCGCCTCGCGCTCGGTCGCAGCGTTGATCGCATGTGCCGCTCCGCCGATTCCTGATCGACGCCTCCCCGTCCGCCCATTCCCATTCGCGATTCGACATTCGCCATTCGCCCTTCGCCCGCCATGCCAGCGGCACGGCTCCGACGGCGGCGACTTGGCCGCGATGCGCGGATGGACCAGGTACTCGCGCAGGTGCCGGGCGATTTCCGCGTCGCTGCCGAGCGTCGGCAGCGCGTCGATGAACCGGAACGCCTGCACCTTCAGCCACTCGCTCTGCATGAAGAAGCGCAGCAGCCGCTCCTGCCACCAGAGCGACTGAAAGACGTTCGGCCGCGCCCCCTCCACGCGGTCAAATACCTCGCGTCCGATCGTCTGAGTAAGCGTCTCCGCCTCGCGGCGAAACGTCTGGGGCGTCATTCACCACCTGTAAAGCCGGGCCGCCATTCTAATTCGAAGCGCCCGGGTTTTGTCAGGCTCGGCGGGCATATCTGTCGGAACCCGCCGCGCCAAGCGGCGGGGTGACGTCCGGGCGCGTTCGTGGCGGCGCGTCGTAGATTGACGCCGATCGCCGTGCGCACAACCCGCCGCTTGGCGCGGCGGGTTCGGACAAGCCAGCGGGCTTGCCCGGATTTTTGGGCACAGCGCCCACTACCAAAGATCGCCGGGCTTTTGCCGTCGGCGGGCGGTCGCGGTAGACTCTGCCGCCCGTATGCGCCTGACTGCCTGCACCTGCGTACAAATGCGTGCGGACCTGAAGCAGGCGCGCCGGCCCATGCGTCGCGGGCAGCGACGCGGCGCCGCCGCGACGTGCGGCGGCTCGGCCGGCCCCGGTTCCGAACAAAGGTGAATCATGAGACGACTGAGCACGGTGTTCATCCTGGCGATTTCCGCAGCCACGGCATTTGCGGACGACAAGCCCGCGACGGCGCCCGCGGTCGCGGCCGGAGAGGCGAAGGGAGACGGCATGCATCCGCGGCTGAAGATGGAGACGTCGCTGGGCGACATCATTCTGGAACTGGACGCCGTCAAGGCGCCGATCACCGCGGACAACTTCATTCAGTACGCCGAGGCCGGCCACTACAACGGCCTCATTTTCCACCGCATCATGCCGACCTTCATGATCCAGGGCGGCGGCTACACGGCCGAGGTCAAGGAGCGCAAAGAGGGGCTGCGTCCGGGCATCAAGAATGAATGGACGAACGGGCTGAAAAACGTCCGTGGGTCGATCGCGATGGCCCGCCTCGGCGGTCAGCCGAATTCGGGCACGGCCCAGTTCTTCATCAACGTGGTGGACAACGCCATGCTCGACACGCCGCGCGACGGCGCCGGTTACGCCGTCTTCGGCAAGGTGGTCGAGGGGATGGACGTGGTGGACAAGATCAAGGATGTGAAGACGACGGCGCACGCCGCGTTGCCCGGGATGGGCGCGGTGGTGCCGGTGGAGCCGGTGATCATCAAGGGTGTCAAGCTGGCCGGGGCGTACGAGAAGGACAAGGTCAAGGCGCTGATGGCCGAGGCTGAAAAGGCCGCCCGCAAGGAGGTGGATGCTTACATCGCCAAGGCCGAGGCGGAGACGGGCAAGAAGTTTGAAAAGGCGCCGTCCGGGCTGATGTGGATCGTGATGAACGAAGGCGCCGGGGACAAGAAACCGACGCCCACGTCGACCGTCGAAGTGCACTACACGGGTTGGTTGATCGACGGGACGCAGATCGACACGTCGGTCGGCAAGGAGCCGGCCACGTTTCTGCTCACCAGCGTGATTCGCGGCTGGACCGACGGCGTTTCGATGATGAAGATCGGCGAGAAGCGCAAGTTTGTCATTCCGCCGGACCTGGCCTGGGCCGGCCGCGGCTTTCCGCCAAAGGTTCCGCCGGACGCCTGGGTCGCGTTTGATATTGAGCTGCTGGGGATCAAGTAGTCTTCTGACGCGGGCGGCGGAGTGACCGGGTCCAGGGCCGGCTGCGCCGCGCCGCGCGTGTCAGCGCGTGAGATCGCAGCACTTCCCTCGATCGACGAAATTGCCGACGGAGGCTCTGACGTGGCGACACAGTCGAATGCAGCAGCGGCGCAGATGAGCGCGGCTCCGCGCGAAGGCGAGCTCTTCGGGCATCCGAAGGGGCTCTATATCCTGTTCTTCAGCGAGCTGTGGGAGCGATTCAGCTTCTACAGCATGCGGGGCATTCTCGTCCTCTACATGGGCGCCATGATGACCGTTGCCGGCGCGCGGGCCGACAAGATCTATGGCGCCTACCTCGGATTTGTGTACGCCTCGACCTTTATCGGAGGTATGTTGGCGGACCGCATGCTGGGGCAGCGTCGCGCGATTTACATCGGCGGCACGCTCATGGCCATCGCTCAGTTCACGCTGGCCGCACACGCCATGCTGCTAAAAGGCGGACAGGCTGTTGAATCTTTGAACTGGATGTTTTTCCTGGGGCTGGGGCTGCTGTCCGCGGGCAACGGTTTCTTCAAACCGAACATCTCCACCATCGTCGGCACGCTCTACCAGCAAGGGGACTCGCGACGCGACGTGGCCTTCACGATTTTCTACATGGGAATTAACATCGGCGCGTTCCTGGCGAGCTTTTCCGCCGGCATCGCGCAGAAGTGGGGCTGGCACCTGGGTTTCCTGCTGGCCGGCTCGGGGATGGTGCTGGGCCAGTTGATCTTCACCTTCGGCCTGGGAACGATCAAAGGAAAAGGCCTCCCCCCGGTCGGCAAGGACGGTGGTTCCGGCGGCGGGAGTGCGACGAGTTGGCTGGCGCTCGCCGTTGGCGTGGCTGCGTTTATCCCGCTCGCCGGCTGGATGATCTCGAACCCGGAATGGGTGCAGAATCTGGCGCTCATTATTGCGGGTCCGATTGTGCTCTACCTGCTGTGGGAGGCGACCCGCGGCACGCGCGAAGAGGCCGGCCGGATGATAGTGATTCTCGTGCTTTGCTCGTTTTCGATGATGTTCTGGGGTTTCTTCGAGCTGGCCGGCAGCACCATCACGCGCTTCACCGAGGAAACCGTTGATCGCAACCTCTTCGGCACCGAGGTCCCGGCCGCCTTCCTCGCCAATTTCGTGAACCCGCTGCTGATCATCGTGCTGAGCATCCCGGTCGCGATGTTCTGGGTCTGGCTCGATAAGCGCCGCTGGGAGCCGGCCTCGCCTTTCAAATTCGTGATGGGTTTGGCGCAGCTTGGCCTGGGCTTCCTCATGCTCTACTTCGGCGCCATGCAGGCCGGCGCCACCGGCAAGGCGCCGATGTTCTGGCTCATCCTGGCCTTCTTTTTCCACACCACGGGCGAATTGTGCCTTTCGCCGGTCGGGCTTTCGACCATTACGAAGCTCTCGCCGGCGCGGCTGGTGGGCATGTTCATGGGCGTGTGGTTCCTCTCGTCGGCTTTGGGCAACGTGCTGGCGCCGCGCGTGATTCACGTGCAGCCCGGCGCGGGCTTCGGCGAAGTCTTCAAGCTGATCGTCATCATCACCATGGCCGGCGCCGCGGTGCTGCTCATCCTGGCGTATCCTTTGAAGAAGATGATGCACGGCGTGAAGTAGACGCCCGGCGCGCCGTACGGACGACGAACAGGTCTCGGTGAACGCTCTGAAGAACGCGAAGCGCAAGCCAGCGCCCGGGCATGAATGTCCCCCGGCGCAGGCGATCGCTCGCTCGCGCTTCGCGTTCTGACACACATGCACACAGGAGCCTCCCGTGAGCCGGATTGTTCTGTCTGGTTGCCTCGCGGTGCTTTTTGGATCAGCGTCGTTCTCAGATGAGCCGGCGGCGCGCCCGGCGGGAAAAGCCGATCAACGGTCAGCGCAGCCACCCGCCGCGCCGCCATCCACCGAAGAGCCCGAACGCAAACTCTACGTCGTCGCCACGGCGCATCTCGACACGCAATGGCTCTGGACCATTCAGGACACGATCGAGAAATTCATCCCGAACACGCTTCGCCACAACTTCGCGCGCTTCGAGAAATACCCGAACTACATCTTCAATTTCGAAGGCGCGTTCCGCTATATGCTCGCCAAGGAGTATTACCCGGAGGACTACGAGCGCCTGAAGGGCTACATCGCCGCCGGACGCTGGCGCGTGGCCGGCTCAAGTGTTGACGCGGGCGATGTGAACGTCGTGTCGCCCGAGTCGCTCATCCGCCACGTGCTCTACGGCAACGGCTTCTTCAAGCGCGAGTTCAACAAGACGAGCTGCGACATCTTTCTGCCGGACTGTTTCGGTTTCGGCTACGCGTTGCCGACGATTGCGGCGCACTGCGGGCTGATCGGCTTCTCGACGCAGAAGCTGACCTGGGGCTCGGCGTACGGCATCCCGTTCGACGTGGGTATGTGGGAAGGCGTTGACGGCTCGCGCGTCATCGCCGCGGTCAACCCCGGCGCGTACGTCACCGAACTCAAAGGCGACCTCGCGCATGACAAGGCGGAACTCGAGAAGATCGTCAAGCTCGGGGACCAGTCGGGCGTCTACGTCGGCTACAAGTACTTCGGCGTCGGCGACCAGGGCGGCGCGCCGGACGAGGAATCCGTGCATTGGCTAGAAAAGAGCCTGGCCAGCACCGGGCCGGTGCGCGTCGTACACGGCGGGGCGGATCAGCTCTATCACGATCTGACCGCCGAGCAGAAGGCGAAGCTGCCGGTGTACAAGGGCGAATTGCTGATGCGCCTGCACGGCACCGGCTGCTACTGCTCGCAGGCGATCATGAAACGCTGGAACCGCAAGAACGAGCTATTGGCCGACGCCGCCGAGCGGGCCGCGACGATGGCGCACTGCCTGGGCACGGCGAGCTATCCGACCGAGACGATCCGCGATAACTGGGTGCGGTTTCTCTGGCATCATCACCACGACGACGTGACCGGGACGAGCATCCCGCAGGCGTACACGTTCTCATGGAATGACGAGCTGATCTCGCTGAACCAGTTCGCAAGCGTGCTGACGGACAGCGTCGGCGCGATCGCTCGGACACTCGACACGCGCGGTGAAGGCGTGCCGCTGATCGTTTTCAATCCGCTGGGAATCGAGCGCGAGGAGCTGGTCGAAGCGCACGTCGCCTTTGCCGCCGGCCGGCCGGGGCAGGCGGTCGTGTACGGCCCGGACGGACAGCCGCTGCCGACGCAACTTGGTTACGAGGAAGACGGCCGCTCGCAGGTGCTGTTCATCGCGAAACTGGCCCCCGTCAGTCTGACCGTCTTCGACCTGCGGCCCTCGCAGGAGCCGCCGCTGATGCTCCCCACGGAGGCGGCCGCCACCGAACGCACGCTCCGGAACCGCCGCTATCGGGTGGAACTCAACGAGAACGGCGACGTGGCGTCGATCGTGGACCAGGCGCTGGATCGCGAGCTCCTCAGCGCCCCGATCCGCATGCCGATTTTCAACAACACACCGGAATACTGGAACGAGTGGGAGATTCGCTACGAGGACATTTCGGCTGAGCCGCGCGAGCATGTCGCCGGGCCGGCGCGGATTCGCGTCATTGAGAACGGCCCGATCCGCGGCATGATCGAGGTCTCGCGCGAGTGCGGCGGCTCGACCTACACGCAGTACATCAGCCTCGCCGCGGGCGCCGCCGGGCATCGCGTTGAAGTGCGAAACGTCGTCGATTGGCACACGCCCTCCTCGCTGCTGAAGGTGGCGTTCCCGCTCTCTGCGAAGAACGCCAAAGCGACCTACGACCTCGGCCTGGGCACGATCGAGCGCGGCGTGAACGAAAAGAAGCTCTACGAGGTTCCCGCGCAGCAATGGGCCAATCTCGACGACGCCTCCGGCGATTTCGGCGTCGCGATTCTGAACGACTGCAAGTATGGTTGGGACAAGCCTGACGACTCCACGCTTCGGATGACGCTGGTCCACACGCCCAAGCAGGTCCAGAAGGACATGGGCCGGCATGAGTTCACGTGGGCGATCTTTGGCCACGCCGGAAGCTGGCGCGAAGGGGTTGCGCAGCAGGCCGCCCGGCTGAACCAGCCGCCGATCGCCTTCGCGACCGATTCGCACGCCGGCCAGTCGCGCGTGCTCTCGCTGCTTGAGGTCAGCACGCCGCAGGTCGCGATCAGGGCCGTCAAGAAGGCCGAAGAGAGTGACGAGATCGTCGTGCGGCTGGTCGAGGCGCAGGGCAAGCCCGCCGACGGTGTGTCGCTGCGCTTCTGTACGCCGATTGCCGCGGTCCGCGAGATCACCGGCGCCGAGGAGCCGCTGGGCGACGCGGCCGTTCGTGACGGCAAGCTGAGCGTGGCTTTCCGGCCCTACCAGCCGCGCGCGTTCGCGCTGAAGCTCCAGAAACCGGCGGAGAATCGGGAGCGGCCGCGCTGCCGGCCGATCAAGCTGGCGTTCGACAGCGACGTCATCAGCCAGCACGGCGAAATGGACGGCGGCGCGCTGCCGGGCGCAGGGTTTGCGCTGCCCGCGGAAATGCTGCCGCAGCGTCTTCTCAAAGGCGCGTCAGAATTCACGCTCGGCCCCGCCGCTCCCGGCGCCAAGAACGCCGTCGCCTGCCGCGGGCAGACGCTCGACCTCGGCGCGGATGCCGCTGGAACGCTTCATCTCCTCGCTGCCGCTGCAGCCGGCGACATCGACGCAGAATTCGTCATGCCGGGCAGAACAGAAATAAGGCGAATTCCGGGGGCGGGCGGCTTCTTTGGCCAGTGGCACAGCCTGCTCGTGAACGGCGAGGTGACGACCGCGGAGAATGCGGCGCCGCCCTACGTGTCCGACGGCGACCTGGCCTGGATCGGCACGCACCGGCACCTGCCGGATGGCCGCTGCAGTTCCTACGAGTTCGCGTATCTCTATGATGTCGCGCTGCCGATTCCGGCCGGTGCGCCGTCTGTGATGCTCCCGGACGAAGCCGGGCTGTATATCCTCGCCGCGAGCGTTGTCGATGATAGCGCCATGCGAACCGTCGCCGCCAGCGAATTGTATGATCGATTCCGCGCCGTGCACATCACGCCCCGCGGCGGCGTGTACATGGACGCGGTGACCGTGGCGATCCGTTCAACGACCCCGGCGGCCGACATTCGCTATACGCTGGACGGCAGCGAGCCGACGGCAGCGTCGCCGCGCTATGCGGAGCCGCTCTCAATCGCGAAGACGACCAGCCTGCGGGCGGCCGTGCTGCGGCCGGTGGGGGAGCCGTTGGAGGTGGCGCGCGGGGAGTACCGCTTCCCGGCCCCGCGCCAGCCGGACCCCGTCGATGACCTCACGCCCGGTTTGCACTGCCGCTATTTCGAGGTTCAGGCGAGAAGCGTCCGGGATTTCGCGGAGACAGCGCC contains:
- the ppiA_1 gene encoding Peptidyl-prolyl cis-trans isomerase A precursor, with product MRRLSTVFILAISAATAFADDKPATAPAVAAGEAKGDGMHPRLKMETSLGDIILELDAVKAPITADNFIQYAEAGHYNGLIFHRIMPTFMIQGGGYTAEVKERKEGLRPGIKNEWTNGLKNVRGSIAMARLGGQPNSGTAQFFINVVDNAMLDTPRDGAGYAVFGKVVEGMDVVDKIKDVKTTAHAALPGMGAVVPVEPVIIKGVKLAGAYEKDKVKALMAEAEKAARKEVDAYIAKAEAETGKKFEKAPSGLMWIVMNEGAGDKKPTPTSTVEVHYTGWLIDGTQIDTSVGKEPATFLLTSVIRGWTDGVSMMKIGEKRKFVIPPDLAWAGRGFPPKVPPDAWVAFDIELLGIK
- the mngB_1 gene encoding Mannosylglycerate hydrolase, coding for MSRIVLSGCLAVLFGSASFSDEPAARPAGKADQRSAQPPAAPPSTEEPERKLYVVATAHLDTQWLWTIQDTIEKFIPNTLRHNFARFEKYPNYIFNFEGAFRYMLAKEYYPEDYERLKGYIAAGRWRVAGSSVDAGDVNVVSPESLIRHVLYGNGFFKREFNKTSCDIFLPDCFGFGYALPTIAAHCGLIGFSTQKLTWGSAYGIPFDVGMWEGVDGSRVIAAVNPGAYVTELKGDLAHDKAELEKIVKLGDQSGVYVGYKYFGVGDQGGAPDEESVHWLEKSLASTGPVRVVHGGADQLYHDLTAEQKAKLPVYKGELLMRLHGTGCYCSQAIMKRWNRKNELLADAAERAATMAHCLGTASYPTETIRDNWVRFLWHHHHDDVTGTSIPQAYTFSWNDELISLNQFASVLTDSVGAIARTLDTRGEGVPLIVFNPLGIEREELVEAHVAFAAGRPGQAVVYGPDGQPLPTQLGYEEDGRSQVLFIAKLAPVSLTVFDLRPSQEPPLMLPTEAAATERTLRNRRYRVELNENGDVASIVDQALDRELLSAPIRMPIFNNTPEYWNEWEIRYEDISAEPREHVAGPARIRVIENGPIRGMIEVSRECGGSTYTQYISLAAGAAGHRVEVRNVVDWHTPSSLLKVAFPLSAKNAKATYDLGLGTIERGVNEKKLYEVPAQQWANLDDASGDFGVAILNDCKYGWDKPDDSTLRMTLVHTPKQVQKDMGRHEFTWAIFGHAGSWREGVAQQAARLNQPPIAFATDSHAGQSRVLSLLEVSTPQVAIRAVKKAEESDEIVVRLVEAQGKPADGVSLRFCTPIAAVREITGAEEPLGDAAVRDGKLSVAFRPYQPRAFALKLQKPAENRERPRCRPIKLAFDSDVISQHGEMDGGALPGAGFALPAEMLPQRLLKGASEFTLGPAAPGAKNAVACRGQTLDLGADAAGTLHLLAAAAAGDIDAEFVMPGRTEIRRIPGAGGFFGQWHSLLVNGEVTTAENAAPPYVSDGDLAWIGTHRHLPDGRCSSYEFAYLYDVALPIPAGAPSVMLPDEAGLYILAASVVDDSAMRTVAASELYDRFRAVHITPRGGVYMDAVTVAIRSTTPAADIRYTLDGSEPTAASPRYAEPLSIAKTTSLRAAVLRPVGEPLEVARGEYRFPAPRQPDPVDDLTPGLHCRYFEVQARSVRDFAETAPASEQDVVNIDLSPAARTENFALEFGGYLRIPRDGVYTLYLNSDDGSRLWIGDDLLVDHDGLHGNTTRTAQAALKAGPHRMRLTYFQRGGDAALGLSWSGPELSKQPVPAEALARSAGQSK
- the rocA1_1 gene encoding 1-pyrroline-5-carboxylate dehydrogenase 1; amino-acid sequence: MTPQTFRREAETLTQTIGREVFDRVEGARPNVFQSLWWQERLLRFFMQSEWLKVQAFRFIDALPTLGSDAEIARHLREYLVHPRIAAKSPPSEPCRWHGGRRANGECRIANGNGRTGRRRSGIGGAAHAINAATEREAALRELSGEPGQKLVDFVSRWMNFHCDRCLRAGLTARIARTAALGMARSFIAGSNMREAVAAITRLREQRLTFTLDVLGEAALSRKEAEHYHAVYMEVLDALPDFAGNWPLVRQVDEADGAPLPRVNVSVKLTSIHPGFDPIAPQAAKARAKELLRPLLRKAMHRGSHLHVDMEHHAIKDLTLEMFRELVMEAEFRDYPHFGIVLQAYLKDADRDVAQMIEFARRRGTPLWIRLVKGAYWDSELVWSQQAHWPLPVWEQKWMSDACYERVSRMLLENHNVVSTAFASHNVRSLSHAMALRRLLDVPGARFELQMLYGMGDPIKRALVQMGQRCRIYTPYGEILPGMAYFIRRLLENTSNESFLRHSFSEGAAVGELLRDPEQSGAAAEALQEPFIVRFEFEEPVVDPFDNVACSDFSQESARRQMSTALQRLRAEPARSFPLMIGGEPTQTGQWFDSLNPSRPAEIVARIALADRAAADRAVAAARAACEDWRETPAMARAELLERVAGEMNRRRFELAALMTLECGKPWREADADVSEAVDFCNYYAKDMRRMAGNVRRRDIAGETNLYVYTPRGVALVLSPWDFPLALLSGMTAAAIVTGNTVVMKPARAAGATAFRLYEMFRDAGLPAGVLSYLPAEGATVGDYLVRHPGIDLVALTGSRDVGTRVYRAAAESPTTSGGFKKVILDLGGKNAIIIDADADLDEAIKGVIASAFSHAGQKCTAASRVIVLEGVHGRFMDRLVESVRGLSVGPADEPGTFVPPVIDAAAQRTIREAISRGRQEATCVLETDASALASATGGFYVGPAIFDDVPAGSRLAQEEIFGPVLAVMKATHIEHAIELFNATPYALCGGIYSRSPANIEQARAECRCGTFYINRRITGSRVDLQPFGGFGASGLGARAGGPDYLVQFCEPRTICESTLRRGFAPSEDVVEALG
- the dtpT_1 gene encoding Di-/tripeptide transporter, encoding MATQSNAAAAQMSAAPREGELFGHPKGLYILFFSELWERFSFYSMRGILVLYMGAMMTVAGARADKIYGAYLGFVYASTFIGGMLADRMLGQRRAIYIGGTLMAIAQFTLAAHAMLLKGGQAVESLNWMFFLGLGLLSAGNGFFKPNISTIVGTLYQQGDSRRDVAFTIFYMGINIGAFLASFSAGIAQKWGWHLGFLLAGSGMVLGQLIFTFGLGTIKGKGLPPVGKDGGSGGGSATSWLALAVGVAAFIPLAGWMISNPEWVQNLALIIAGPIVLYLLWEATRGTREEAGRMIVILVLCSFSMMFWGFFELAGSTITRFTEETVDRNLFGTEVPAAFLANFVNPLLIIVLSIPVAMFWVWLDKRRWEPASPFKFVMGLAQLGLGFLMLYFGAMQAGATGKAPMFWLILAFFFHTTGELCLSPVGLSTITKLSPARLVGMFMGVWFLSSALGNVLAPRVIHVQPGAGFGEVFKLIVIITMAGAAVLLILAYPLKKMMHGVK